A stretch of the Sulfurimonas sp. HSL3-1 genome encodes the following:
- a CDS encoding XRE family transcriptional regulator yields MIGERLQRARESASLSLRALAEKVCVSQTTISKYEKNITMPDSEMLLKLSKALDVKTAYFYRTDSFVLENIEYRKRDIPSTELRTIESKILDQVEKRFEIESLFPKPPFESFTIPNIVRKKINFLKEIDKIAYELRNTWELGYDPISDLSDILELHGIKIFMIDENADNNFDGLAAKVNGEQIIVVSKNWPGDRQRFTLAHELGHLLLEKKLGPKLDEEKASDRFAGAFLLPAIPLINRLGTFRKNIEIAELALIKEEFGVSMQTVFIRANHAGIINYFCSNNLWKLFKKNGWNINEPGRDYPGEKLYVFKQLVLRALSEDLIVESKAADALNMSLAKFKKFRNSGK; encoded by the coding sequence ATGATTGGTGAAAGACTACAAAGAGCGAGAGAGTCAGCAAGTCTCTCTTTACGAGCCTTAGCAGAAAAAGTATGTGTGAGTCAAACAACCATTTCAAAATATGAAAAGAACATCACGATGCCTGATTCCGAAATGTTATTGAAATTGTCAAAAGCACTAGATGTCAAAACAGCATATTTTTATCGAACTGATTCTTTCGTACTTGAGAATATTGAATATCGAAAAAGAGACATTCCAAGCACAGAACTTAGAACTATTGAGTCTAAAATACTCGATCAAGTTGAAAAAAGATTTGAGATTGAATCATTATTTCCAAAACCTCCATTTGAAAGTTTCACAATACCAAATATAGTAAGAAAGAAAATTAACTTCCTCAAAGAAATCGACAAGATTGCATATGAACTAAGAAATACATGGGAACTTGGATATGACCCTATTTCTGACTTATCTGATATCTTGGAACTACATGGAATAAAAATTTTCATGATAGATGAAAATGCTGATAATAATTTTGATGGGCTAGCAGCAAAAGTTAATGGTGAACAAATCATAGTAGTTAGTAAAAACTGGCCTGGAGATAGGCAGCGCTTTACATTGGCTCATGAATTAGGTCATTTACTTTTAGAGAAAAAGCTTGGACCAAAGCTTGACGAAGAAAAAGCGAGTGATAGATTTGCTGGCGCTTTCCTCCTTCCTGCAATCCCTTTAATAAATAGACTTGGTACATTCCGAAAAAACATTGAAATCGCAGAGTTGGCTTTAATTAAAGAAGAGTTCGGTGTTAGTATGCAGACGGTATTTATACGTGCAAATCATGCTGGCATTATTAATTACTTTTGTTCAAACAACTTATGGAAACTCTTCAAAAAAAATGGTTGGAATATAAATGAGCCGGGGAGAGATTATCCAGGAGAGAAGTTGTACGTATTTAAACAGTTAGTCCTACGTGCACTGTCAGAGGATTTAATCGTAGAAAGTAAAGCTGCAGATGCTTTAAATATGTCTCTTGCAAAGTTCAAAAAGTTTCGAAACAGTGGAAAATAA
- the trxA gene encoding thioredoxin, which translates to MALMALTEENFEKTIADNEIVIIDFWATWCGPCKQYGPIFERIAENVTDITFAKINTDEQQQLAAQFQIRSIPTTVVMKDEIVVFQQEGVLFHEKLLDIAEKAQALDMDMVRETIAKQEAAAQQ; encoded by the coding sequence ATGGCATTAATGGCACTGACAGAGGAGAACTTTGAAAAAACAATCGCGGACAACGAAATCGTTATCATCGATTTCTGGGCAACATGGTGCGGCCCCTGCAAGCAGTACGGCCCCATCTTTGAACGCATCGCGGAGAACGTGACTGACATCACCTTCGCCAAGATCAACACGGACGAGCAGCAGCAACTCGCCGCGCAGTTCCAGATCCGCTCTATCCCGACAACGGTGGTCATGAAAGACGAAATTGTCGTGTTCCAGCAGGAGGGGGTTCTCTTCCACGAGAAGCTGCTGGACATCGCGGAAAAGGCGCAGGCGCTCGATATGGACATGGTCCGTGAAACAATTGCAAAGCAGGAAGCGGCCGCGCAGCAGTAA
- a CDS encoding Dabb family protein, translating to MMIVHVEMYKFKHELSKMANMVKAKELLEALPEKVEWLQTMQVGLDFNHGAHSYDLCLYATFKTKEHLMWYKVEPESLEVLNFIKDNTEEMHVVDYEVDEEE from the coding sequence ATGATGATAGTACACGTTGAAATGTATAAGTTCAAACACGAACTGAGCAAGATGGCCAATATGGTCAAGGCCAAAGAGTTGCTCGAAGCGCTGCCCGAAAAGGTGGAGTGGCTGCAGACGATGCAGGTGGGGCTGGACTTTAACCACGGGGCGCACTCGTACGACCTGTGCCTCTACGCGACCTTTAAGACCAAGGAGCACCTGATGTGGTACAAGGTCGAACCGGAGAGCCTGGAAGTTCTTAATTTCATCAAGGACAATACCGAAGAGATGCATGTTGTCGATTACGAGGTTGATGAAGAGGAATAG
- a CDS encoding DUF6527 family protein codes for MLHKFVKNIPDVLEDGVLYISMEYKTIIHLCPCGCGREAITPLSPAQWNMRFDGQNVTIKPSIGSWSFPCRSHYSITNSKVVWADEFSDEMINDVKKKDLSSLKQMHQNNSSSNENIRQGTSDSYCNKSKVFKLFRYLFKLFGIQR; via the coding sequence ATGCTTCATAAATTTGTAAAGAATATCCCAGATGTGCTTGAAGATGGAGTCCTTTATATCTCAATGGAGTATAAAACTATTATCCATCTTTGTCCATGTGGGTGTGGAAGAGAGGCGATTACGCCTCTTTCCCCTGCCCAATGGAATATGAGATTTGATGGACAGAATGTGACTATAAAACCTTCGATTGGTAGTTGGTCTTTCCCTTGCCGATCTCATTACTCTATTACGAATAGTAAAGTGGTCTGGGCAGATGAATTTTCCGATGAGATGATTAATGATGTTAAGAAGAAAGATCTTTCTAGTTTAAAACAAATGCATCAAAATAATTCGTCTTCAAATGAAAACATTCGACAGGGTACTTCTGACTCATATTGTAATAAATCGAAAGTATTCAAACTGTTCCGCTACCTTTTCAAATTGTTTGGTATTCAACGGTGA
- a CDS encoding ATP-dependent Clp protease adaptor ClpS: protein MSTQLESKTELATSEPKMFAVFMLNDDYTTWEFCIKIINAVFHKTIAEADAITHDIHTKGKGLCGIYTYEIAETKAFMVRDQARKEGFPMRCSVEEQ, encoded by the coding sequence ATGTCAACACAACTCGAAAGCAAGACCGAACTCGCCACCAGCGAACCGAAAATGTTCGCCGTCTTTATGCTCAATGACGACTATACGACCTGGGAGTTCTGCATCAAGATCATCAACGCCGTGTTCCACAAAACCATCGCGGAAGCGGACGCCATCACCCACGACATCCACACCAAGGGCAAAGGCCTGTGCGGCATTTACACCTACGAGATCGCAGAAACAAAAGCTTTCATGGTCAGGGATCAGGCCCGCAAAGAGGGCTTCCCTATGCGCTGTTCGGTTGAAGAGCAGTAA
- a CDS encoding ThiF family adenylyltransferase, whose product MSVHVIDHSSDLKRLQEEGYSISVQNGMLVIDDVPYVNAKKEIRRGSLICALNLAGNRAHYDGVHTVFFTGEAPCDSEGRELSSLINNKNPQHHPNGIITQSMFSLKPLDSAGNIANYTDYHHKMSTYATIIVAPAQKLNNKVTAKLHKPMVSTEKSVHQYQDTYTARAGTSKASEKFHGLKIGIVGIGGTGSYMLDLVTKTSVSEIHIFDGDNFYTHNAFRAPGAATIEELSSCPNKADYFAKVYSYMHKSVTSHPLYLTVDNLALLDKLDFVFVAIDCGDSKRIIYDYLDSKKKPYIDVGIGVQHVDDSTVRGTVRTTIVVPEDDGDFKHFCEMHDVPNEDYNTNIQVADLNMLNACIAVIKWKLYVSFYAPVIGIGNTSLCTDSLQLTRVKRDAS is encoded by the coding sequence ATGTCAGTCCATGTAATAGATCATAGTAGCGATTTAAAACGTTTACAAGAAGAGGGATATAGTATTTCAGTACAAAATGGAATGCTGGTTATTGATGATGTTCCCTATGTAAACGCGAAAAAAGAAATAAGACGTGGCAGTTTAATTTGTGCACTGAACCTGGCGGGGAACAGAGCACACTATGACGGAGTACATACCGTCTTTTTCACAGGAGAAGCACCCTGTGACAGTGAAGGACGGGAATTGTCGTCATTAATTAATAACAAAAACCCTCAACATCATCCGAATGGTATCATAACTCAATCAATGTTTTCCCTGAAGCCATTAGATTCAGCAGGAAATATTGCAAATTATACTGATTATCATCACAAAATGAGTACCTATGCCACTATCATTGTGGCACCGGCTCAAAAACTCAATAACAAAGTGACAGCAAAATTACATAAACCCATGGTAAGTACTGAAAAATCAGTACATCAGTATCAAGATACCTATACAGCAAGGGCTGGGACTTCCAAAGCATCAGAGAAGTTCCATGGCCTGAAAATAGGTATTGTCGGTATTGGTGGAACGGGTTCATATATGCTAGATCTTGTTACAAAAACTTCAGTATCAGAAATACACATTTTCGATGGTGATAATTTCTATACCCACAATGCCTTTAGAGCACCAGGTGCTGCAACAATTGAAGAATTAAGCAGTTGCCCAAATAAAGCAGATTACTTCGCAAAGGTGTATAGTTATATGCATAAATCTGTTACTTCTCACCCTCTCTATTTAACAGTAGATAATCTAGCTTTGTTAGACAAACTCGATTTTGTTTTTGTGGCTATCGATTGTGGTGATAGTAAACGCATCATTTACGATTATTTAGATAGTAAGAAGAAGCCGTATATTGATGTTGGGATTGGTGTTCAGCATGTTGATGATAGTACTGTGCGTGGTACAGTTAGGACGACTATCGTAGTCCCTGAAGACGACGGGGATTTTAAACACTTTTGCGAGATGCATGATGTTCCAAATGAAGACTACAATACCAATATACAAGTAGCTGATTTAAATATGCTTAATGCCTGTATCGCTGTAATAAAATGGAAGCTATACGTTTCGTTTTATGCACCAGTTATTGGAATCGGAAATACTTCTTTATGTACTGATAGTTTACAGTTGACGAGAGTGAAACGTGATGCTTCATAA
- a CDS encoding TSUP family transporter: protein MEISIEMLMFLFAASIVAGTMDTMVGGGGLITLPSLMLTGLSPINALGTNKLQGCIGTGTATFLLLRKSKIRWRHIRPLFIAAFVGSVIGTVAVQFISQHSLSLVIPVVLVLIIGYFLLYNPSRNSNFSIKMGAKKFTWLVVPGIGFYDGMFGPGTGSFFSFANVLLRRAKLVAATATAKPLNFATNVSSLLVFILFGNVVWHVGLVMMLGQAVGAWLGVHLLYKINPQYLRSFVIAVCLLMLAKYIASS, encoded by the coding sequence ATGGAAATATCAATCGAAATGCTCATGTTCCTCTTTGCCGCATCCATCGTCGCTGGCACGATGGATACGATGGTCGGCGGAGGCGGGCTCATTACCCTGCCCTCGTTGATGCTCACCGGCCTGTCGCCCATCAACGCGCTGGGTACGAACAAACTGCAGGGGTGCATCGGTACGGGGACGGCGACTTTTTTGCTGCTCAGGAAGTCCAAAATACGCTGGCGGCACATCCGGCCCCTCTTTATTGCCGCCTTTGTCGGTTCGGTCATCGGCACCGTGGCCGTGCAGTTCATCAGCCAGCACTCTTTGTCGCTGGTCATTCCCGTCGTGCTCGTGCTGATCATCGGCTACTTCCTGCTCTACAATCCAAGTAGAAACAGTAACTTCAGCATCAAAATGGGTGCGAAAAAGTTCACCTGGCTCGTCGTTCCCGGCATCGGTTTTTACGACGGCATGTTCGGCCCCGGCACGGGCTCCTTCTTCAGCTTTGCGAACGTGCTGCTGCGGCGCGCGAAACTGGTGGCGGCCACCGCCACGGCCAAGCCGCTCAACTTCGCCACCAACGTTTCGTCCCTCTTGGTCTTCATCCTCTTCGGCAACGTCGTCTGGCATGTGGGCCTGGTGATGATGCTGGGCCAGGCCGTCGGCGCCTGGCTGGGGGTGCATCTGCTTTACAAAATCAACCCGCAGTATCT